From Rhodococcus sp. B7740:
TCCGACAACCCCGCCGTTCTCGGTCCGATTCCCATGGAACACCTGCCGGTGCTGACGTCGAGCTGGGACATCGCCGTCACCGAGGGCCCACACGGCGCACCGGAGTTCTTCACCCGCGAGGACATCGACACCCTCTACGCCACCCGCTACGAGGTGCACTTCAACTCCGATCGCACCGGAGTCCGACTGATCGGACCGAGGCCACAGTGGGCTCGGCCCGACGGCGGCGAGGCCGGACTGCACCCGTCGAACATCCACGACAACGCCTACAGCGTCGGGGCGTTGGACTTCACCGGCGATACCCCGATCCTGCTCGGACCCGACGGTCCGAGCCTGGGCGGCTTCGTCTGCCCCGTCACCGTCGTGGCCGCCGAACGCTGGAAGCTCGGTCAACTGAGGCCGGGCGACACCATCCGATTCGTGCCCGTGAAGGCCGCGTCCACGGCGCCGCTGGGTTCACTCGGTCTCGCTCGCCGCGCGTCTCTGCCCGCGGTGTTCTCCGCAGGCGGCGACGGCGACGACGGAGTGATCGCTCGACGCGACGCCGATACGTGTGTCACCTACCGTCGCTCGGGCGACGACAACGTGCTCGTCGAGTACGGCGACATGAAACTCGATCTGGCCCTGCGCGCCCGGGTGCACGCCCTCCATCAGCGCGTCGAGGCCCTCGCGCCCCGTGGCCTGGTGGACCTGACTCCCGGGATCCGCTCGTTGCAGGTGAAGGTGAATCCCGATGTGCTGTCCATCGATTCGTTGATGGGTCTGCTGTCCGAGGTCGAGGACGAACTACCCGCGGCCTCGGAGCTCGTGGTCCCCAGCCGCCAGGTTCGGCTGCCGCTCTCGTGGGACGACCCCTCGACCCGCGAGGCCATCCAGCGCTACATGCACGGTGTGCGCGCCGACGCCCCGTGGTGCCCCTGGAACATCGAGTTCATCCGGCGGATGAACGGACTCGATTCGGTGGCAGAGGTGTTCGACACCGTCTTCGCCGCCGACTACATGGTCCTCGGTCTCGGTGACGTGTACCTGGGCGCACCGGTGGCGACACCGTTGGATCCGCGGCACCGACTGGTGACGACCAAATACAACCCGGCGCGCACGTGGACGCCGGAGAACGCCGTCGGCATCGGTGGGGCGTACCTGTGCATCTACGGGATGGAGGGTCCCGGTGGATACCAGTTCGTGGGTCGAACCACGCAGGTGTGGAACCACAGTGCCGCCTACAGCGGCGGACCGTTCGAGGAAGGCACCCCGTGGCTGCTCCGGTTCTTCGACCGAATCTCCTGGTACCCGGTCGAACCCGAGGAACTGATGGACCTGCGCGCAGATCTGGCGGCCGGCCGCGGCGGCGGAGTGCAGATCACCGAGGGTGAGTTCTCCCTCGCCGAGCACGAGAACTTCCTGGACACCAACGCGGACTCCATCGCCGAGTTCCGCGCGACGCAGGCCGTCGCCTTCGGTGCCGAACGCGACGCATGGTCGGCAGCAGGCGAATTCGATACGACGAAGGGCAGGACCGATGCAGCCTGAGGTACGAGAACGAGTTCTGCAGGCATACAAGCGAATTGCCGAGGTCGATCGGCCGGAGGTGTGGATCACCCTGCGTGACGAGGACGACGTGCTGGCCGAGGCCGTCGCCCTCGACGAGGCGGTCGCGGCCGGCGCGGATCTACCACTCGCCGGAGTACTCGTCGCAGTCAAGGACAACATCGACGTCGCCGGCCTGCCCACCACCGCAGCATGCCCCGAATTCGCCTACACACCCGGCATTTCCGCTGTCGCCATCGAGCGACTGACGAGCCAGGGCGCACTGGTGGTCGGCAAGACCAACCTGGACCAGTTCGCCACCGGACTGGTCGGCACCCGCAGCCCCTACGGCGCGGTCCGCTGCGCCTGGGATCCGACACTGATCTCGGGAGGCTCGAGCTCCGGTTCCGCCGTCGCGGTGGCACTGGGCATCGCGGACATCGGAATCGGCACCGACACAGC
This genomic window contains:
- a CDS encoding 5-oxoprolinase/urea amidolyase family protein, coding for MNATKMTVHRPGMLTTVQDWPGRIGYWKVGVPPSGPMDDLSFRLGNVALGNPEGAPGLESTMAGPALTFDADTYVCVTGAAVPVRIDGSAAPQWKPVLVPAGATLDVGTTTGSGLRVYVLVQGGFDVDDYLGSAATFTLGKFGGHRGGVLGEGDVIALAGRSDNPAVLGPIPMEHLPVLTSSWDIAVTEGPHGAPEFFTREDIDTLYATRYEVHFNSDRTGVRLIGPRPQWARPDGGEAGLHPSNIHDNAYSVGALDFTGDTPILLGPDGPSLGGFVCPVTVVAAERWKLGQLRPGDTIRFVPVKAASTAPLGSLGLARRASLPAVFSAGGDGDDGVIARRDADTCVTYRRSGDDNVLVEYGDMKLDLALRARVHALHQRVEALAPRGLVDLTPGIRSLQVKVNPDVLSIDSLMGLLSEVEDELPAASELVVPSRQVRLPLSWDDPSTREAIQRYMHGVRADAPWCPWNIEFIRRMNGLDSVAEVFDTVFAADYMVLGLGDVYLGAPVATPLDPRHRLVTTKYNPARTWTPENAVGIGGAYLCIYGMEGPGGYQFVGRTTQVWNHSAAYSGGPFEEGTPWLLRFFDRISWYPVEPEELMDLRADLAAGRGGGVQITEGEFSLAEHENFLDTNADSIAEFRATQAVAFGAERDAWSAAGEFDTTKGRTDAA